One part of the Lotus japonicus ecotype B-129 chromosome 2, LjGifu_v1.2 genome encodes these proteins:
- the LOC130738080 gene encoding disease resistance protein RPV1-like, translated as MAMRSPSSSSFSYGFTYDVFLSFRGFDTRYGFTGNLYKALVDNGINTFIDTEELQRGDEITPALIKAIEGSRIAIPIFSVNYASSSFCLDELVTIIDCVKAKGRLVFPVFYDVDPSHVRHQRGTYAEALDNHEKRFQDNKENMERLQKWKMALNQAANLSGSHFKPGSAFEYEFIKKIVEEVSNRIRRMPLHVADYPVGIESQVLEVMSLLDVGSGYGVHTVGIYGLGGMGKTTLARAVYNFIADQFESLCFLHNVRESSAKHGFKHLQENLLSKTVGLNIKLVDVSEGISLIKQRLHRKKVLLILDDVDKSEQLRAIIGNSDWFGSGSRVIITTRDKHLLASHGVERKYEIYGLNKKEAL; from the exons ATGGCAATGCGATcaccctcttcctcttccttcagtTATGGATTCACCTACGACGTGTTCCTCAGTTTCAGAGGTTTTGATACCCGCTACGGCTTTACAGGCAATCTCTACAAAGCTCTCGTTGACAATGGAATTAACACTTTCATTGATACTGAGGAGCTTCAAAGAGGGGATGAAATCACACCAGCACTAATCAAGGCTATTGAAGGGTCTCGAATTGCTATCCCAATCTTCTCAGTTAACTATGCATCTTCTTCATTTTGCTTGGACGAACTTGTCACCATCATTGATTGTGTCAAGGCAAAGGGTCGGTTGGTTTTTCCGGTTTTCTATGACGTGGATCCTTCTCATGTCAGACATCAAAGAGGGACTTATGCTGAAGCATTGGACAACCATGAGAAGAGGTTTCAGGATAACAAGGAAAATATGGAGAGGTTGCAAAAATGGAAGATGGCTCTTAACCAAGCAGCTAATTTGTCAGGCTCTCATTTCAAACCCGG GAGTGCATTTGAATATGAATTTATTAAGAAGATAGTTGAAGAGGTCTCCAATAGGATTAGGCGCATGCCCTTACATGTTGCGGATTACCCTGTTGGAATCGAGTCTCAAGTGCTAGAAGTGATGTCACTTTTGGATGTTGGATCTGGTTATGGAGTTCACACAGTAGGGATCTACGGACTTGGAGGAATGGGTAAAACGACACTTGCTCGAGCTGTTTATAATTTTATTGCTGACCAATTTGAGAGTTTATGTTTTCTTCATAATGTGAGAGAAAGTTCAGCTAAGCATGGCTTCAAACATCTCCAAGAAAATCTTCTTTCCAAAACAGTTGGATTGAACATTAAGTTAGTGGATGTCAGTGAAGGAATTTCATTGATAAAGCAAAGGCTGCATCGAAAGAAGGTTCTTTTGATTCTTGATGATGTTGACAAATCAGAACAATTGCGTGCAATTATTGGAAATTCTGATTGGTTTGGCTCTGGCAGTAGAGTCATCATAACCACTCGTGACAAACATTTGCTAGCATCTCATGGGGttgagagaaagtatgagatataTGGGTTAAATAAGAAAGAAGCACTTTAA
- the LOC130738081 gene encoding uncharacterized protein LOC130738081 isoform X4: MEEFNLPYRTFNNMEFKLNDFRGVQPSIPHLLQRVASLRSPPAIVGAAAWPATKLPSTWSRPREEVIKLNFNASLSPSKFSGLGLIARNHKGVVMAAAALYHLAAPSPLLAEVGFPHQRGKLRAGSCHCGRRFLHPLLVPIKSVPLHDEEMP; encoded by the exons ATGGAGGAATTCAACCTTCCTTACAGGACCTTTAACAATATGGAATTTAAG CTTAATGACTTTCGGGGTGTTCAGCCCTCCATCCCTCATCTGTTGCAGAGGGTGGCCTCTCTTCGGAGTCCCCCGGCGATAGTTGGTGCTGCAGCGTGGCCAGCTACGAAGCTCCCCTCTACTTGGAGCCGTCCTAGGGAGGAGGTGATCAAGCTTAATTTCAATGCCTCCCTTTCGCCTTCCAAGTTTTCTGGCCTCGGTTTGATTGCGAGGAATCATAAAGGTGTGGTAATGGCTGCTGCAGCTCTATACCATTTGGCTGCTCCTTCTCCCTTGCTGGCGGAAGTTGGCTTTCCG CATCAAAGAGGAAAACTGAGAGCTGGATCTTGCCATTGTGGTCGGCGGTTTCTGCATCCGCTTCTGGTACCTATTAAATCT GTTCCATTGCATGATGAGGAAATGCCGTGA
- the LOC130738081 gene encoding uncharacterized protein LOC130738081 isoform X5, translating to MEEFNLPYRTFNNMEFKPSIPHLLQRVASLRSPPAIVGAAAWPATKLPSTWSRPREEVIKLNFNASLSPSKFSGLGLIARNHKGVVMAAAALYHLAAPSPLLAEVGFPHQRGKLRAGSCHCGRRFLHPLLVPIKSVPLHDEEMP from the exons ATGGAGGAATTCAACCTTCCTTACAGGACCTTTAACAATATGGAATTTAAG CCCTCCATCCCTCATCTGTTGCAGAGGGTGGCCTCTCTTCGGAGTCCCCCGGCGATAGTTGGTGCTGCAGCGTGGCCAGCTACGAAGCTCCCCTCTACTTGGAGCCGTCCTAGGGAGGAGGTGATCAAGCTTAATTTCAATGCCTCCCTTTCGCCTTCCAAGTTTTCTGGCCTCGGTTTGATTGCGAGGAATCATAAAGGTGTGGTAATGGCTGCTGCAGCTCTATACCATTTGGCTGCTCCTTCTCCCTTGCTGGCGGAAGTTGGCTTTCCG CATCAAAGAGGAAAACTGAGAGCTGGATCTTGCCATTGTGGTCGGCGGTTTCTGCATCCGCTTCTGGTACCTATTAAATCT GTTCCATTGCATGATGAGGAAATGCCGTGA
- the LOC130738081 gene encoding uncharacterized protein LOC130738081 isoform X2, which yields MKLVKGILRTLVLIKTMLAKNGHRTIMEEFNLPYRTFNNMEFKLNDFRGVQPSIPHLLQRVASLRSPPAIVGAAAWPATKLPSTWSRPREEVIKLNFNASLSPSKFSGLGLIARNHKGVVMAAAALYHLAAPSPLLAEVGFPHQRGKLRAGSCHCGRRFLHPLLVPLHDEEMP from the exons ATGAAATTGGTCAAGGGCATTTTGAGGACACTGGTGTTAATAAAAACAATGTTAGCAAAGAATGGACAT AGGACAATCATGGAGGAATTCAACCTTCCTTACAGGACCTTTAACAATATGGAATTTAAG CTTAATGACTTTCGGGGTGTTCAGCCCTCCATCCCTCATCTGTTGCAGAGGGTGGCCTCTCTTCGGAGTCCCCCGGCGATAGTTGGTGCTGCAGCGTGGCCAGCTACGAAGCTCCCCTCTACTTGGAGCCGTCCTAGGGAGGAGGTGATCAAGCTTAATTTCAATGCCTCCCTTTCGCCTTCCAAGTTTTCTGGCCTCGGTTTGATTGCGAGGAATCATAAAGGTGTGGTAATGGCTGCTGCAGCTCTATACCATTTGGCTGCTCCTTCTCCCTTGCTGGCGGAAGTTGGCTTTCCG CATCAAAGAGGAAAACTGAGAGCTGGATCTTGCCATTGTGGTCGGCGGTTTCTGCATCCGCTTCTG GTTCCATTGCATGATGAGGAAATGCCGTGA
- the LOC130738081 gene encoding uncharacterized protein LOC130738081 isoform X6 produces the protein MKLVKGILRTLVLIKTMLAKNGHRTIMEEFNLPYRTFNNMEFKLNDFRGVQPSIPHLLQRVASLRSPPAIVGAAAWPATKLPSTWSRPREEVIKLNFNASLSPSKFSGLGLIARNHKD, from the exons ATGAAATTGGTCAAGGGCATTTTGAGGACACTGGTGTTAATAAAAACAATGTTAGCAAAGAATGGACAT AGGACAATCATGGAGGAATTCAACCTTCCTTACAGGACCTTTAACAATATGGAATTTAAG CTTAATGACTTTCGGGGTGTTCAGCCCTCCATCCCTCATCTGTTGCAGAGGGTGGCCTCTCTTCGGAGTCCCCCGGCGATAGTTGGTGCTGCAGCGTGGCCAGCTACGAAGCTCCCCTCTACTTGGAGCCGTCCTAGGGAGGAGGTGATCAAGCTTAATTTCAATGCCTCCCTTTCGCCTTCCAAGTTTTCTGGCCTCGGTTTGATTGCGAGGAATCATAAAG ATTGA
- the LOC130738081 gene encoding uncharacterized protein LOC130738081 isoform X3 translates to MKLVKGILRTLVLIKTMLAKNGHRTIMEEFNLPYRTFNNMEFKPSIPHLLQRVASLRSPPAIVGAAAWPATKLPSTWSRPREEVIKLNFNASLSPSKFSGLGLIARNHKGVVMAAAALYHLAAPSPLLAEVGFPHQRGKLRAGSCHCGRRFLHPLLVPIKSVPLHDEEMP, encoded by the exons ATGAAATTGGTCAAGGGCATTTTGAGGACACTGGTGTTAATAAAAACAATGTTAGCAAAGAATGGACAT AGGACAATCATGGAGGAATTCAACCTTCCTTACAGGACCTTTAACAATATGGAATTTAAG CCCTCCATCCCTCATCTGTTGCAGAGGGTGGCCTCTCTTCGGAGTCCCCCGGCGATAGTTGGTGCTGCAGCGTGGCCAGCTACGAAGCTCCCCTCTACTTGGAGCCGTCCTAGGGAGGAGGTGATCAAGCTTAATTTCAATGCCTCCCTTTCGCCTTCCAAGTTTTCTGGCCTCGGTTTGATTGCGAGGAATCATAAAGGTGTGGTAATGGCTGCTGCAGCTCTATACCATTTGGCTGCTCCTTCTCCCTTGCTGGCGGAAGTTGGCTTTCCG CATCAAAGAGGAAAACTGAGAGCTGGATCTTGCCATTGTGGTCGGCGGTTTCTGCATCCGCTTCTGGTACCTATTAAATCT GTTCCATTGCATGATGAGGAAATGCCGTGA
- the LOC130738081 gene encoding uncharacterized protein LOC130738081 isoform X1: protein MKLVKGILRTLVLIKTMLAKNGHRTIMEEFNLPYRTFNNMEFKLNDFRGVQPSIPHLLQRVASLRSPPAIVGAAAWPATKLPSTWSRPREEVIKLNFNASLSPSKFSGLGLIARNHKGVVMAAAALYHLAAPSPLLAEVGFPHQRGKLRAGSCHCGRRFLHPLLVPIKSVPLHDEEMP from the exons ATGAAATTGGTCAAGGGCATTTTGAGGACACTGGTGTTAATAAAAACAATGTTAGCAAAGAATGGACAT AGGACAATCATGGAGGAATTCAACCTTCCTTACAGGACCTTTAACAATATGGAATTTAAG CTTAATGACTTTCGGGGTGTTCAGCCCTCCATCCCTCATCTGTTGCAGAGGGTGGCCTCTCTTCGGAGTCCCCCGGCGATAGTTGGTGCTGCAGCGTGGCCAGCTACGAAGCTCCCCTCTACTTGGAGCCGTCCTAGGGAGGAGGTGATCAAGCTTAATTTCAATGCCTCCCTTTCGCCTTCCAAGTTTTCTGGCCTCGGTTTGATTGCGAGGAATCATAAAGGTGTGGTAATGGCTGCTGCAGCTCTATACCATTTGGCTGCTCCTTCTCCCTTGCTGGCGGAAGTTGGCTTTCCG CATCAAAGAGGAAAACTGAGAGCTGGATCTTGCCATTGTGGTCGGCGGTTTCTGCATCCGCTTCTGGTACCTATTAAATCT GTTCCATTGCATGATGAGGAAATGCCGTGA